The DNA sequence AaccctccctctccctctcactCTCTTGTTCGCAGCATTAGCATCAGATCCAGCAACAAGTTCTTTGATCACCTTTtatattttatgttttattcGCATATAAAAGGTACATTACTTTGTATTTCTTAAGGGGACCAAAACCACCATTGCTCATTTCTGTTTTACTTTATCATTCAAACCGGAACAGACGGCTCACATCGGAGGCATCAGTTGGTGATAATCCAGCTATAATAAGCTAGAGAGCCTTGGCTACACTTTGCCAATCAAAAATGGTGCTGGAAGCCTGGAAAAGACAAAACTGCCATATTCTCGATATCAACCTTTGGCTACAGACTGGAGACAGACAGATGGGCCCTTCCTTCCTTAAGGAACTTTTGTCATAAAACAAGCTGTCAAACAACATAATTCTAGCACAAATAAGCACACGACCTTTTGGTGTTGGTCTCCATTGAACTTCTGTGGAGTTTGTGACTTGAGACAGACCAATGATCAATATATTGAAAGCAGAAGCACACCTTTTGTGATTTAACTGCTTCTTCCCATTTCGGTCTGCCTGTCACCTGCTGACTATCAAAATATCAATTTAACTgataaatataaaacaattgATCCCGTTATACAGCAATCGCATAGTTAGAATAACAGATGTTGTATCACATCTATACTGTGTCATATAttaaagagaaaaatggaaCACCAACATCAATTTTACAACAACGAGACTATATGTCCCATCTCTTTTTAACACGGAACATCAAGGCTGATGATCTAATGTCATCTTGCGGTACTTGGAGCATGAATTGAACTTTCATCTTCAATGGAGCTGTCTTTGCTTTGCCACCTTCATCCCCAACCTGAAACaggatggactctcattaataTCATGTTATCACAGAGGGAGCTACCCAATTCTTCAATCAAAACAAACAGTTTCCCAACTCATTATTGGTTTCTGTGCGTGTGAATGCGCGTATATCCTATGGttcctccaaattttcttgTTAAACAGTGCAGGCTGTTCAGCAACCTCTTTTTGTGCCAAGCGGTAAACTTTTCAAGCCTTCTCCGAGAACAAAATTAAGAAAAGTCACTCTGGCTGTCCTACACTAGTCGACTGTGGTAACCTCAACATTCATGATTCAGCCTTTTACAATATTGTAACAGATCCATgtgtttttaaataaaaaagagtAGTTGGCCATACAAACACTTACCCAAAGAGATGCCCAGCCGAGACGCACCTCTGAATCATAACCAGCTTTCAGTTTTAGGTCCTTGCCATATGTGTGCTTGTAAACCGTACTCCAGTAGTTGGAATCAAAATTGTACCAATAACTGTGGATGAAGTCATCATAATGTAGTATTAAAACTTTTCCAACAGTCAGGACACGGATGAAGTCATCAAAATTGAACCAGTAAACTGTTATGTGCAACTGCATAACAGCTTGATGAATAATCTTTAACAATTAACATGTACATAAAACAAACGGCTCAAAATAGCTTCACAGATAGGTGCAAATCATCCATTTCCAACTTCTATTCTCAAATGCTTGAAAGGAACAACTTACAAGAATCACTCATGCTGAAACGATTAAATATTGGAGATAGGATTTGCTTTGCAACATTACAAGGACCACGCATGAAATAACAATATTAGGTAAGTAGCAAAGGACATAGAACATGTTAAGTGCCCAACTCAACCTGAATTGGATTTCATAAGCACAAAATAAAGCACCTCATTTGTTTCACATAACATTCATATCTAGCGTTACATAATcctccaaaaaagaaaaaagtacttACATCTGTCACCACTCACCAAGCAAGTGAAATCATGAACCCAACagacaaaaccaaaacaaatgaaTAAAAATTGCACGCTTAtagggaagaaagaaaaatggaagagaTTACTAACCTCAACTTGTCTGAAGGACCGAAGCGACGCTTAAAAGCAAATGACAATGCATTTGAAGGCAGAGAAATAGATGGGATAAAAGACAACTCCTCATCCTGTAATAAATTCAAAAACTATCAGCAACAACTTTCACAGAGAGGAAGCAACATAATAGAAATTACAACTAAGAGAAACAGAATATGTTTGTAGAGAAAGCAGTCTTCTGGACCGCATATCAACGCAACAAATCCAAGCATCTTTTGcaagttgaaaaaaaaagaaaggaggagACCAGAATAATACATAATGCTTACCTTGAATGAGTATCGTAACTTCAACTCCTCATCCAAATATTGAGCAGTGCAGAGCCCGTTCAAAAGTTGGCCTTTAACAATGCCATTAATAGACAACATTTTGTTagtctcctcctcttctttttcctccaaAGTAACTTCACCAAGGGGGAATTTAAGGGTAGCTTTTGGCTGCAAGCACCAGAAAAATAATTAAGGCAATAAAACTTACTATGATCATTttgggcatgcaagaagaagtaTTTCATGTTATGTGCCTATGTGGTGCAACAATGTATCCTATTCTTTCTGCCCCAGTAAAAATATCGACAAGGGGAATATGAGGGAATCTTCCTGGCAGCTGCAACAGAAAGATAGTGAACTACTTCAAGGTGGCTACTTTTCTATTTGTCACTAGATATACAAATGCATAACCTGTAAGACAGTGCAATCACATCAAAGAACAAATTGACCAATGGAAATTCAAATGATGAATCTCCACTTATCGAAACTCAGCAAGACAAATCATAAATGATGAGGTATGTTACAGACAGATCAAATGCGCAAAAACAGAAACAAGTGTGCAATAATACTGAATCCTCAGAGCAGTAGAACTCCAAGAGACACATCCTCAAGCAATCCTAGCCTCAGAAAAGTCTTTGCTGTGTCTAGTTCGAGTTACTTGCTAAGATTTTAAttttaaacaaacaaagaagaaagaaaaaaaagtgtaaATGGAATGGCAGGTGGCAGATAGGCTCAACTCTCAAACATGGTATATTTGACTCACCAAACCAGCAGAAGGGAACGGAGAAGAGAGTTGAACTGCATATCCAGGTTCAGCAAGCTTGGCAACCATAGTCGCCTCTCCTTGTTGTGCCTAAGGGCAACATTACAGTGTCTGGGTGAGAATAGATGTGAAacggaaggagagagagagagagagagagagaggcaaattAAGGAGGCACCTTGAGATCATGGGAAGCACGGAATTGCAATCTGGGACCAACATCGAGGGAGCTGTTGAGGAGGGTAGACTGATCTTCGAAGTTGTAGTGAATGGAGAGGTACTGAGAGATAAATGACACGTGAGGCGGAGACACCTCGCCCTTGTGGTCGTTGTTGAACGACACCTTCAGCTTGGCCAGGCTATCCAACAGCTTGCAAGACACCTTGTGGAAGAAGACCGACGAGTCGCTGTCGAACTCCGAAGTCACACGAACCGAAGGCCTTTTAATTTTGGAGGACAAGCAGCTCAGTATGGGAGTCGGAgctggcggcggcggcggtggtggtggagaatCGGCCGGGTAGTTAGGGTTTGGAAGGGTGGGtgggggtggtggtgggagTGCTGACTCTGCCATTTCGCGACTCGTGCTCTCGCTGGGTGTGGTGTGGTTTGGTTTTTAAGCGGAAATGTAGATGGGCATCGAGTGATGACTGATTTGTGTTTGTCTTGCTTGCTTATGCAGGCACCAGGCCTTTTTTCactcttctcttttttctatttctttattCATGGTCATTTCACAACAACTTATCTAATATCacaccaaaaaacaaaacaaaaaacttatCTAATAAAAATTCAAGGGCTAAAGGATGCCTCTATCTAATATCGATTCGTAAAGGTCCTTCAACAAAATACTTTCATTAAATATGATTTTATTTGAATAACAGTCAAGTTTGAACtaaattaaatttctttttgaCTAAAAATGAGAGGTAAAATAGTCTTCAAAATGCCGCTAGTCTAAAAGAGCTAGCTAAATTTCATCTTTTAGTCTTTTATTATTCTTCAACTACATTGTTTTTTTCTTAGTAAAAGAGGTCATTCCATTATGTAATTCAGCAAGCAATACAAAAGCGAtccacccctatggggtcgataGAAAGAACCGTTCCGTAGAAACTACTACAAAGCCACCCCTAACTAAAAGAGCAAACAAACTAGTAATCTCATaacacacccaccttttaggattaagcccaaaacaaagaaaagcagAGCCCCGAAGAAGATTTAAAACCCCAATGGGGACGACGAggtctctcttttctttgcgATCTCTCCCGCTCAATGCAAGAAAAAAATAGGCCCATCATTCACAAATGAATAAAGGcccaaaactaaattaaaatttagggtccttgaccaaaagcaccaaaatgagcaagacttttctcacttaccccagcaacagttttttattctcactaacccaattcAGAGTACAATGACTAATATACCCTCAGTGTAATTAAACAACCACATTTCATGCCATTCTCTCATATTTCTCTCTCCAGCATGATTCTCTCTCTATCCATATCCGGTACAGATCATCGGCCACCTTCGCCGGAGAAAGTTTCATGGCGACATGGAAAACTATTCTTCTCGGACGGCGACTTATTCAACCTTGGAGGCGAAGCAGAAGACCCATGGCTCTACACTGTTCGACATCGTCCGATTTGGACAGGACGATTTGCGGAACGGCGACAGGGATCTATCGACGTCGCTCTCGGCCTCGTCGTCGTTGCTGCTGCTGAGAGGTCACTTCAGTCCGACTAGCGACTTCGTCGATGAGGTCATCACCGGCTTCGATGAGATCGATTTCCACCGCTCGACCCGAGGACCTCAGCTCCTTTTTACAGAACCACCAGCCCCGTTGTTTCAGCCTAGGGCTCCGGCGACCTGTCACGGCGAGTTTGGATTTGTTTCGGTAACCGGCCGGAGTCGATTTCGATTCAGGCCTCGTCTCCAATTGGATCTCTGGTGATGATGGAGGCTCAATCAAGTACTGGAAGAGTAACATGAATAATGTGCTAGTCAATGAATCTGCTCACCAGGAATCAGTTCGGGACTTAAGCTTCTATTGGAGTAATTTGAAGTTTTGTTCATGTTCGGATGATACTACTGTTAAAATTGGGGATTTTGAACAGTGCCAACAAGAGCAGACATTGACTGGCCATGGTTGGAATGTGAAGAGTGTTGACTGGCTCTTATTTCCTCTGCTCATCTTCTacttcctattcaatctctccTGTGCAGCTGAAGCTGAAGATGAAAAAAATGTCACTAACATTGGAGCAATCATTGATGTTACTATTGGTACTTGATAAATTATGCAAGCAAAAAGTAGAAGAGGAATGGAGAAGAGGACATGGGAGCCCAGAGCTTTTCATCAGGTGACTCAATcaatttctctgttttttttttttttgggtaaaatggtGCAGAATGCCTggatagaaagaaaaaaggaagaaaaaaaagttctattagggcaatagacatctgtTAAAgcatctattggggggtaatagacatctattggggggcaatagatgttttgaattgatgtaatctcctcgttttttttctttaatcaaagttctatttgtgtagttttaggaagattaattaccatttcagtaatctaaacgtctattggggggcaatagacgtctattaaggggcaatagatgtctattgggggcaaaaaaaactttccggtgagattttcagcaaattccggtgggcggcagccggtgaccggattccggccaccggtgacgggctccggcgaagtctcctatggtttctctctttctattttctctatctctatctctaagtaacaaagatgtgaggggtaaaatggtattaaaaaaaaatttttaaaaaaaaaaatcttaatggggtattagggaagactcccttagagtgtattgggtaagagataattaaaaaaacttaatggggtaagtgggaaaaaaatccctagaaatggggtaaatggacaaaaacccttatttAAAGACAAAACAACTGCTCTAGCCCAAAATAGAACCCTACAccaggcccaaccaaaacacCTAGGACAAACCCTAGATGAGACTACAGTCAAGCCGCCACCGCCATACACCACTCGCCGGAGTTTTGACACCTGCACGACTACCATCACTGATAGCATCCTCCTAAAGACCACCACCCATACCAGCAAGAAACCCGGACAGAAACGGATCCCATTCCAGCAAAAGATAACGAACCCCACCACCATACTTGAAGCCCACTGCCAGCCTGTCATCCACCTCGGGAGCACCACCGATCCCGTTGTCCTCCAACAGAAACGATCAATCCCAGCCATGCCAGAGAGCGCTACCATCAGTCGGAAAACTCATCCTCTTGTAATCCAAATTCCATATCCGAACAGATCCATCAGCTCTCCAACGCAAACCAGACACTACAACCCAGGACAGCTGTAGACACCAAGCGCCGCCATTCGGTTCACCCACGAGCACACCTCTGTAAAGCTGGTCAAACACCAGATCACCATCACTTCTGCCATCAGAAGCTTGAGAGAGAGATTTAGGCAGATTGCGACGGAGGAGCCCGTCTTCACCACCACAGTTTGGACCATAGGAGGCAAAGCCATCCTTCCAGATCGAAGGTACACTGCCTCCACCAGCGGAGGAGAAAGCTCTCTTTCGAGAGGCAGAAACATGATTCTATAAGGAATTACTATCATAAATTCATAAGCAACAAAAACCTTCAATTACATGGGGCTGagatttgttgattttgtgcagctttcctgttccaacactgttcttttttattctgcAACTACATTGTTGGAGATATTTCAAGTGTCGATTATAAACAGATATCCTCGGTGAAATAGAGAGTGGCTTTTGGAGTGTGAGGTACAATTGGCTTATTCTCTCTTTGGGGAACAAGAGAGATATAAATTGGGTTTTTGTGAATCTTTTATGACTCATCCAAATGTGAGCTAAACGCTAATAGAGGAAGGTTGTAgacggaagaagaaagaagagtgCAATGAACAGCTCTATTCCAATGTCTTTACACTCACATTTATCTATAGGTAATTATGGTTCCTCACATTTTTCTTTACCTACAATGAAAGGTAAAATCACATTTGCTCCTGCATCATCTTTACCTGAGTTCAAACCAGTGAGAAAAATAAATCAACGTACACTGACAAGTGACCTTTAAACTACGTTGGATTGACAGCCCTTGTAAAACCTTGCCATCAAACAACGGACGAGAAGACATAGTTCCTCATGCAGCCACCGATACAAAATGtagaaaacaagaaaacttCTATGAAATGCGCACTCATTGTGCAATATTAACAGCAACTGGCCTCCCCCGACCCATTGCAAATCCTCTTGTGCCATCTGGCATACGAGGTCCAGGCGGCTGTCTGGCTACACCTACACCTATACCCGGCTGCTCACTACTACCAAATGAACTGTTGTGAGGAGTCCCAACATGATTTCGATTATTGTGGTGGTATTGACCCCGCCCACGCCCCTTGCCGCGTCCTCCTTGTCGATTACGCGCTTTCCTTTGCCCGCCCTCCTTATCATTCCCATGTTCCTCTCCCTggtaaaaataagaagaaatttTAATCTCTTCAAGAGAAAATGACTCGATATCAGTATCTCCATGCCCCTAAAGTCTTATATTGATGCCTGTTTCATAACAATGTAACCCTTAGAAAGAGAGGTGAGATCTGTTGATGCACACAGAAGCAAAATTCGGCTTGGATTATCATCAAATTAGTGTACTTTCTTGCTTGTGTATTGCAAACATTAATTTTTACCATGTAAATAAGTCTGTACAACATTCAGCGGCAAACTAGCACATCTGTTTGCACTTACTTGTTCATGTGAATGGGCATCAAATTGCCGGGAAGAATCTTCTGATTGTTTCTCATTGGCATGATGTATTTGTTCATGTGTAGAAGCATCCTCTTCCTCTAATTGCAGCTCCCCATCCTGCCCCTTTTTCCCTCGCACTTGACCAGGTTTTGACTGAATGAAACAAACAGAAACTCATCAACGgacttttcaattcaattagatTCAATGGCTTAAAGGATCATTCAGTCTAGTAGTATGGGACCAATCCAGCACATGTGCTTACATGCATTACTAAAGTAATAAGCTAAATAATCTCTAAATTTGTTTGATCACATTAGATCATTCAAATATACAAGAAAGCATACTTACAAGCCTGCAGTTGATCGTATAATTACATACACTAATTGACAATTTATTCAGCATAGAATGAAAAAATTGACCAACAAACCAGCTTTTTTCTTGAATTTGAACAATAAGCCAACAATTTCTGTTAATTTTGACCATAAATTTCAGGAACTTCAAAGAATTACACAAACAATATGGCCATTCCTTTTTTATTTGGACGGAAAAGGATAATTTCAGGAACTGGAACTGAACTACACAATATGGAACCATATTTTGGCATACCATGCGTTTAAGCATTAATCGGACTCTAAGTCCACTCCTCCAGTTCCCCTCATCATTAAGTTCGGCCACCTGCATGAGAGAAATGCACATTTACCCTCTCTAAAGAGCACGGAAAAGCCATATTAAAGTTGAATCAAGCAGGAGTACTTACAGCTTTCTCCCCCAGCTCAGGGGATTCATATTCCACAAATGCATGCAACTACAGAAAAGGAGCTTAGTTATCACATATTCTGCCATCTATAAGtgtatataaataataaaaagattCAATATAAGGAAGAGTAACAATTGCATTAATGTTGAGATAGAgcatcaagtatgttttcttaaAATACAGTATCCATATAATAATCTGTCAGAAACCTTTCTAACCATCCACTGCGAGAACATCAATACAGCCACTGCAATGTTAGATCTTGTAGTGGTTTTTTAGAGTAGGTTTGGCTAGGAGTAGGAAAATGATCTTAGTTGCAAAGACAATGAAAGCCTAATTAAGACTGCAATCCATAAGCTACTCCAAGCCAATGCATGCGTATGTGTACCTTTTCTTttcgtaaatatatataaatgtatgtatgtatgtatgtataccTTGTTACTGAAATGCATGCCATCTGCTTTTGCTGATCTGGATGCTGAGGAAGAATTACTATTTGAGGTTTGCGGCTGGCAGGTACGAATTGTCTTCACACTGTCAAAGAACATGCACTTATTAGGATCCATGAAACAGATTGCAAATCTGTGATCACCGAATAAAGAATTTGAGTTAAGAGTTTCCTAAAAAAAGTGATCTTAGTACCTCCCAGCAGCAGAGAAAATCTTCATGAGGTTTTGGTGGCAATGATCCTCAGGCAAATTTTCAGCAACAACAATGCGAGACTACAGATCAGAATGAGTATTAGATGATAAGAAACAAAAGTTCAATTTTTACAAAACCTCAAGAGTTATCAATGTAAACAAGGATATAATTATAACTTTCATAGTACATGAGTGCGGAAAATGATATTATGTGACTGCAGGAGAAGATATTATGTCTATATTTTAAAATAGCACTGTTCACAAAATTCTTGACATAAACGACCAAAATAGCATCATAGACAAAGGCACCAAAGCATATCATGAAACTAGGAAATGggattaataaaaataaaacctaCTTGCAACTCTTCCATATCTGATTGAGTCAGGGGATGCTGACGTCTGACCTTCTTCCCATCTTCATGTACTACCTGCAGATTATGGCATCATCAGTGACTCAAAACAAATCTTTGAGAGCCTTTACGTACAACAACATAATATGAAGCCAGAGCACAAATAAGTGAACTCACAAGCTTTGAGGAGTTCCGCAATACAGTTGCAAGCTGGGAATGACTACTTACGAGGGCCTTAATCTTCTTGAAAGATGCAACAACAGATATTGGCACTATATCAGAATGAATAATAAACAGTTAATAGTGATGAAAACTCAACCCACTGAATTCCAATGCAAAATCAATATACATCCTTGCATATAAAACTGGTTTGCAGCACCACAAACAAATTAGGTATTTCTGCAGGGACAAATCTTGCCCTTTAACTTGAAAGGTAAGCATCATATTAAGTATATTACAGTGCCCACAAACACTGAATCTAACTCTCTCACACACATTTAAAACCATAACAGttctcaaagaaaagaaatacaaaCAGATTAGTAATTACCAAATCCTTCAGGGTCTTTGTTTATGAACCTCATAAGATGATCAGTAGTAGCTAAGTTCAGATCACTGAAATAATACTCCACCTGCAAATGTTAGGAGAACAAAAAGAATACCAGGTAAGGTAAAGAGTGGGGAAAGTTGAGATTACAACTATTTAATTATACCACCAAATAGATTGCCAAAGAAAAAGGCATCAAAATTTTAATTATCACTAATAAacctcaacacactgattctcTCTTTGATTACTAATCCTTCTACAGATCTCGCAACACTTACAGTTCTACTCTACTAGATTTCCTAATTGATCTTACTAATAAGACTTCCTGCTGGCATTGTTATGGTTACTTTATCGAAATAGACAGTTTAATCTCACAGATGATCAGTTGACGCTTAGGTTCCGCTGTTGTTACCACTACTATTCCAGAAGCTTGACCTACTATTTCCTCCTCATATACTGTAAGATCAAAATCTTCTCACCAAGGTTTGGTCTAGGTCTTCTGCTCTTTTAGTCAAAAACTGAAAGAGATTACTCTTTTTGTATCGGTGATTACTATTACTAACGAGGTGATCACTCTTTCAGATATCCTTATCTCCAGTTCAAATCTCCATATGTGCATATTCGGAGACTGATTCTCCAAATTTCAAAGAATCTAAAACGGACACTGTTTTGGTGAAGATGGAGAAACTAAAAGCATGAGATTATGAAGTAACCTGATTCAAAATCTTGGAAGTGGCTTCATCGGAAAGCTTGTGAGACTTGGAGGAGGCAGCGTGATCCGGCGGAGGAGGTTGATCCTCTGGCGGCGGCGGCTCTTGGTCTCCGGCAAATCCAGCAGCGTAatactgatgatgatgatgatggtacTGAACCGGCAAGTGATGGCGGTGATGGACGGGCACCACGTGaggaggcggaggaggagggACGACCTGGATCGGAACATGGAAAGGCGTGGGAGGCGGAGAGTAGACGTGGACCTGAGCGACAGGAGGAGGTGGTACCACTGCGGGTGGGGTGGCGGAGGTGCGATTGGGGACGAACTCGGGGGCCTGGGCATTGAGGCGGCTAAAGGAAACGGTTcgggagagagatagagatggATCTAGTAGAGAATCGGAGAGTGCGGGTTCACCTTCTTCTTGGGCCATTTTGATTGATAGACTCTCTACTCTTGCTCCTTTGAGTTGGATTGGCCTTGGCCTTGGGAGGCGGCACAATCGGAATAGAGAGATAGAGACTAGAGAGAGAGCCCTGGGCGGGGCGGAGAGGACAGTGGAGAGGACTTCTCGGAGTTCAGACCGCCTCCGATTATCGACTATTTATACCATTTGATTGCCCTTCCTTATTGGTCCACTTGGATTTTGGTGCTCTCCGGGCCTACTACTTTTCTCGCTCCCCTCACTCACTCTGCCCTACTACTCTCCCTCTTTTGGACTGGGCCTTTGGGCACTTGGCTGGGCTTTACCCACTCGAATGCTTTTACTGTTGAATTAAAAAACACAATTCACACAATCCAGTTActaaaaaataaagggaaaatcatccgtacagtacctgacattttccctattctaaacttcagtaccttaCGTTCAGtaaatatcagaacggtacctgaggttctgaccccgaccgaagatcAGTACCTAGTGCCGTTACCTCGGTTACAAAAACTGACAGCTGgcatattttgatcattaaatgaccaatttaccttttttttttaataacttttttttcttttcatataataataaaaaaagttttttattttatttatttatttattttttatacatGAATGCCAAGTGAAAGGGTCAGGAGGGTCGTAGGTGGGAAGGGCTCAGGCGGCGGCGGCGGGAAGGTTCAAGTGGTGGTTGGGCACCAGTAATTTCAAGGTGGCGCAGCAGCACAACAGCACTCCAACAGAGTTGGTGagtcaccatcaccatcacagCAACAGCACTCCACCAGAGTTGCTCTAGAGGTGGGAGTGGCTGGCTTTGATAGGAGGCGGCGGAGGAATTGGAAAGCCAACATTCATcagtcaccaccaccaccacaaccacaaccacaaccacaTGACCCCATCCCAAAACTTTGTGATTCAAACAACACCCGTAGCAAATTTCAACACACAACACCACCAAAGTGGTTAAAAGAAAACAACCTGAGAAGATTTCCATGTCGATCGCTTCAATTTCCCTAAACCCAGACAAAGTCAAGTCCTTGAGCAAGTCATTGGGTTTACTCCTTGGCCAGGTTTAAAGTTGGGTTCAACTCTAATTCAATGCAGAGCAGAAAAAAGAGGAGCTACTAGAGAAGATGGTGGGTCTGGTGACGGAGCTGGTTCACAGGCAAACTCGGCTGCTAGGATCATTGTCGCAGAGGGTGGAGCAGCTGGAGAGGGCTCTCATCAATGAGAGATTTAGGGAGGAAGAAGAGTTGCAGGGAAGggttctgggtttgaatggggcagagagagagagacggacgcgcggggggggggggggggggaatgacAGGGagacagaaaaagaaaatagaaaaaaaaatgaattagataaaaaaataatagattaaaatatgaaaagacgaaaatatccttcagCTGTCAATTTTTGTAACGGAGGTAACGGCACCAGGTATCgatcttcggtcggggtcagaacctcaggtaccgttctgatattttctaaacgtgaggtactgaagtttagaatggggaaaATGTCAGATACTGTACAGACGATttacccaaaaataaaataggGGCTGTGACCAGTTACCCATTTTTAGCCCAATATTTGCCTAATCACTCCACCTTCAACTgtttgtgcccacttacccaattcgaCAGTGTCATGACTCATCTAGGCTCCAGAAAAAAATGTTATTACGGTAGTGCCACTACACTAAAACCGCACGACTCGTCAGTTACCCATCTCTATCAAACGTCAAACCGATTCAAAACTCTTCCTCCCTCCATGcctgattctctctctctctgcctctctctctctctctctctctctctctctctctctctctctctctctctctctctctctctctctctctctctctctctctctctctctctctctctctcggattCTCACCGTTCTACGGCGACGACGCTTCAAGGTCCGGCAATTGTTTTCCCTTTTTCGGCTTCGAAGATATCGAAACAGGTAAAAACTCAATTTCCGACTCTGTTTTCCAGCTTTTTCATGTTTTCTGAGGAACCTATTACAAAATCTTCCGTTTAAAGTAGTTAGGAGTTTCATTTTGGTTACATATCTGTGAAATTTCTCAAACGACTTTGC is a window from the Rosa chinensis cultivar Old Blush chromosome 2, RchiOBHm-V2, whole genome shotgun sequence genome containing:
- the LOC112187904 gene encoding la-related protein 6B, whose protein sequence is MAQEEGEPALSDSLLDPSLSLSRTVSFSRLNAQAPEFVPNRTSATPPAVVPPPPVAQVHVYSPPPTPFHVPIQVVPPPPPPHVVPVHHRHHLPVQYHHHHHQYYAAGFAGDQEPPPPEDQPPPPDHAASSKSHKLSDEATSKILNQVEYYFSDLNLATTDHLMRFINKDPEGFVPISVVASFKKIKALVSSHSQLATVLRNSSKLVVHEDGKKVRRQHPLTQSDMEELQSRIVVAENLPEDHCHQNLMKIFSAAGSVKTIRTCQPQTSNSNSSSASRSAKADGMHFSNKLHAFVEYESPELGEKAVAELNDEGNWRSGLRVRLMLKRMSKPGQVRGKKGQDGELQLEEEDASTHEQIHHANEKQSEDSSRQFDAHSHEQGEEHGNDKEGGQRKARNRQGGRGKGRGRGQYHHNNRNHVGTPHNSSFGSSEQPGIGVGVARQPPGPRMPDGTRGFAMGRGRPVAVNIAQ
- the LOC112186792 gene encoding outer envelope pore protein 37, chloroplastic, with the protein product MAESALPPPPPPTLPNPNYPADSPPPPPPPPAPTPILSCLSSKIKRPSVRVTSEFDSDSSVFFHKVSCKLLDSLAKLKVSFNNDHKGEVSPPHVSFISQYLSIHYNFEDQSTLLNSSLDVGPRLQFRASHDLKAQQGEATMVAKLAEPGYAVQLSSPFPSAGLPKATLKFPLGEVTLEEKEEEETNKMLSINGIVKGQLLNGLCTAQYLDEELKLRYSFKDEELSFIPSISLPSNALSFAFKRRFGPSDKLSYWYNFDSNYWSTVYKHTYGKDLKLKAGYDSEVRLGWASLWVGDEGGKAKTAPLKMKVQFMLQVPQDDIRSSALMFRVKKRWDI